In the Kitasatospora terrestris genome, one interval contains:
- a CDS encoding RICIN domain-containing protein: MLRNVSRALAGAVALPVAVAGLLLAGSSPAAAAANPGPGFPAHYAAPYIETWKSPSVMADVRNATGLKYFTLAFVIADGSCNATFNGNTPITDAGWTGAVNSLRAAGGDVIASFGGAAGTELAQACTSVSSLQAQYKRVVDTLNLTRIDLDIEGGALNDTAANDRRNQALAGLQQSYAAAGRKLAVNYTLPVDPGGLLQNSLDLLNNAKSRGLDVNLVNIMTMDYGPALDMGQAAIDAANSLHTQLGRIWTTKTSDQLWAMEGNTPMIGVNDTTVEVFTTGNATTLEGFAASRGIQQLAFWAVGRDKACATNGTLSDSCSGTPQSPYQFSRIFNAVTGGTTPPQQRTGRITGYGGKCVDVAAASTANGTAIQLYDCNGTAAQTWTVADDGSLRALGKCMDVTAAGTANGTQVQLYDCNGTGAQKWQAGAGNTLVNPASGRCLDATGPSSANGTRLQIWDCFGAANQQWNLPA, from the coding sequence ATGCTCAGAAACGTGTCTCGCGCCCTCGCCGGCGCCGTCGCGCTACCCGTCGCGGTCGCCGGCCTGCTGCTCGCCGGCAGCTCACCGGCCGCCGCCGCGGCCAACCCGGGGCCCGGGTTCCCGGCGCACTACGCGGCCCCGTACATCGAGACCTGGAAGTCCCCGTCGGTGATGGCCGACGTCCGCAACGCGACCGGCCTGAAGTACTTCACCCTCGCGTTCGTGATCGCCGACGGCAGCTGCAATGCCACCTTCAACGGCAACACCCCGATCACCGACGCCGGTTGGACCGGCGCGGTGAACAGCCTGCGGGCGGCCGGCGGCGACGTGATCGCCTCCTTCGGCGGCGCGGCCGGCACCGAACTGGCCCAGGCCTGCACCAGCGTCTCCTCGCTGCAGGCCCAGTACAAGCGGGTGGTCGACACCCTCAACCTCACCAGGATCGACCTGGACATCGAGGGCGGCGCGCTGAACGACACGGCCGCCAACGACCGCCGCAACCAGGCCCTGGCCGGCCTGCAGCAGAGCTACGCGGCGGCCGGCAGGAAGCTCGCCGTCAACTACACCCTGCCGGTGGACCCGGGCGGCCTGCTGCAGAACTCGCTCGACCTGCTGAACAACGCCAAGTCCCGCGGCCTGGACGTCAACCTGGTCAACATCATGACCATGGACTACGGCCCGGCGCTGGACATGGGCCAGGCCGCGATCGACGCCGCCAACAGCCTGCACACCCAGCTCGGCCGGATCTGGACCACCAAGACCTCCGACCAGCTGTGGGCGATGGAGGGCAACACCCCGATGATCGGGGTCAACGACACCACCGTCGAGGTCTTCACCACCGGCAACGCCACCACGCTGGAGGGCTTCGCGGCGAGCCGCGGCATCCAGCAGCTCGCCTTCTGGGCGGTCGGCCGGGACAAGGCCTGCGCCACCAACGGCACCCTGTCCGACTCCTGCAGCGGCACCCCGCAGTCCCCGTACCAGTTCAGCCGGATCTTCAACGCCGTCACCGGCGGCACCACGCCCCCGCAGCAGCGGACCGGCCGGATCACCGGCTACGGCGGCAAGTGCGTGGACGTGGCCGCGGCCTCCACCGCCAACGGCACCGCGATCCAGCTGTACGACTGCAACGGCACCGCCGCGCAGACCTGGACGGTGGCCGACGACGGCTCGCTGCGCGCGCTCGGCAAGTGCATGGACGTCACCGCGGCCGGCACCGCCAACGGCACCCAGGTGCAGCTCTACGACTGCAACGGCACCGGGGCCCAGAAGTGGCAGGCCGGCGCCGGCAACACCCTGGTGAACCCGGCCTCCGGCCGCTGCCTGGACGCGACCGGGCCCAGCTCGGCCAACGGCACCCGGCTGCAGATCTGGGACTGCTTCGGCGCCGCCAACCAGCAGTGGAACCTCCCCGCGTGA
- a CDS encoding YnfA family protein, translating into MTVLRSALLFVLAALLEIGGAWLVWQGVREHRGWAWIGAGAVALGAYGFVATLQPDAAFGRVLAAYGGVFVAGSLLWGVVVDGFRPTRYDVVGALICLAGVAVIMYGPRR; encoded by the coding sequence ATGACCGTGCTGCGCTCCGCCCTGCTCTTCGTCCTCGCCGCTCTCCTGGAGATCGGCGGAGCATGGCTGGTCTGGCAGGGCGTGCGCGAGCACCGGGGCTGGGCGTGGATCGGCGCGGGCGCGGTGGCGCTCGGCGCGTACGGCTTCGTCGCCACGCTCCAGCCGGACGCCGCCTTCGGCCGGGTGCTCGCCGCGTACGGCGGGGTGTTCGTGGCGGGCTCGCTGCTCTGGGGGGTCGTCGTGGACGGCTTCCGGCCCACCCGCTACGACGTGGTGGGTGCGCTGATCTGCCTGGCCGGGGTCGCCGTGATCATGTACGGCCCCCGCCGCTGA
- a CDS encoding glycosyl hydrolase family 95 catalytic domain-containing protein — MSSPAHGLFDTALADDWRDGYLCGNGRHGAVVHGDCVVVTHHDLVLPDPLSGVEPPLLAPRLEAMRDALLAGDQERAVRLFGGDWEPRSVQRFHPGFAVRIRRPDAAQAEGFRRTVDFATGVVAAEWTDAAGRWRSECFVSRADDVVVQRLVAPEGAGVEAEIGVDGRLPGVPEELRAAVRSVRRPAQAPAVEGGGARDEALLRLRARYPESGLGYRGAVRVLAPGGAVRCDGPRVRVSGAPEVLLLTRVARGPVGPVDGDPARLDTGMYELPQSHAELLERHLAVHRPAYERVTLDLGADPAERARPVAELLARQEADPSAVQPALLEALFAAGRYHLLSASGHRPPRLCGLWTGDWDTAWGGAFTTNANLNLQLASAAVADLPEAVHALAALVADQLPDWRTNAARLFGTRGVVAPAHTDGANGLQYHFNHSWAHHLWTAGADWLLHPLLEHAETTGEAVDWLGSALGEVAEFYQDFLTRTGPDGAPVLVPSYSPENHPVDPATGAPMPGAASANATMDLAAARHALTAAARRTTDPDAAAAWRALAERLPGYAVNADGALAEWAWPGHRDGYDHRHVSHLYPVWPLHAITPEDTPELADAARRALRLRGDENHSGHGHLHRALAAARLDEPALLARPLAHLLGDGFWYRSLMSSHYPGREAYNADVAHALPGVLIEALVRSTPEEDGRPARLVLLPAPVAGLERGVLRGVRTRFGATVEELAWDGERVSVTLRAPAERRFELRVVPGGKPAEPVRLTAGAARTLVFPLV, encoded by the coding sequence ATGTCCAGCCCGGCCCACGGCCTGTTCGACACCGCTCTTGCCGACGACTGGCGGGACGGCTACCTGTGCGGCAACGGTCGGCACGGCGCCGTGGTGCACGGCGACTGCGTCGTGGTGACGCACCACGACCTGGTGCTGCCCGATCCGCTGAGCGGCGTGGAACCGCCGCTGCTCGCACCCCGGTTGGAGGCGATGCGGGACGCGCTGCTGGCCGGCGACCAGGAGCGCGCGGTGCGTCTGTTCGGCGGTGACTGGGAGCCGCGGTCCGTCCAGCGGTTCCATCCCGGCTTCGCGGTGCGGATCCGCCGGCCGGACGCGGCGCAGGCGGAGGGCTTCCGGCGCACCGTGGACTTCGCGACGGGCGTGGTGGCGGCGGAGTGGACGGACGCGGCGGGGCGGTGGCGCTCGGAGTGCTTCGTCTCGCGGGCGGACGACGTCGTGGTGCAGCGGCTGGTGGCGCCCGAGGGGGCGGGCGTCGAGGCGGAGATCGGCGTGGACGGCCGGCTGCCCGGCGTGCCGGAGGAGCTGCGGGCCGCGGTCCGCTCGGTCCGCCGGCCCGCGCAGGCGCCGGCGGTGGAGGGCGGCGGGGCCCGCGACGAGGCGCTGCTGCGGCTGCGGGCCCGCTACCCGGAGAGCGGGCTCGGCTACCGCGGGGCGGTCAGGGTCCTCGCGCCGGGCGGTGCGGTGCGCTGCGACGGGCCGCGGGTCCGGGTCTCCGGCGCGCCCGAGGTGCTGCTGCTGACCCGGGTGGCGCGCGGTCCGGTCGGTCCGGTGGACGGCGACCCGGCCCGGCTGGACACCGGCATGTACGAGCTGCCGCAGAGCCACGCCGAGCTGCTGGAGCGGCACCTGGCCGTGCACCGGCCCGCGTACGAGCGGGTCACCCTCGACCTGGGCGCCGACCCGGCCGAGCGGGCCCGCCCGGTGGCCGAGCTGCTGGCCCGGCAGGAGGCCGACCCGTCGGCGGTGCAGCCCGCGCTGCTGGAGGCGCTGTTCGCGGCCGGCCGCTACCACCTGCTGTCGGCCTCGGGCCACCGCCCGCCGCGGCTGTGCGGGCTGTGGACGGGGGACTGGGACACCGCCTGGGGCGGCGCGTTCACCACCAACGCCAACCTGAACCTGCAGCTGGCGTCCGCCGCGGTCGCCGACCTGCCGGAGGCGGTGCACGCGCTGGCCGCGCTGGTCGCCGACCAGCTGCCCGACTGGCGGACCAACGCCGCCCGCCTGTTCGGCACCCGGGGCGTCGTCGCGCCCGCGCACACCGACGGCGCCAACGGTCTGCAGTACCACTTCAACCACAGCTGGGCGCACCACCTCTGGACGGCGGGCGCCGACTGGCTGCTGCACCCGCTGCTGGAGCACGCCGAGACCACCGGCGAGGCGGTCGACTGGCTGGGGTCGGCGCTCGGCGAAGTGGCGGAGTTCTACCAGGACTTCCTGACCCGTACCGGCCCGGACGGCGCACCCGTCCTGGTGCCGTCCTACTCGCCGGAGAACCACCCGGTCGACCCGGCGACCGGCGCGCCCATGCCCGGGGCCGCCTCGGCGAACGCCACCATGGACCTGGCCGCCGCCCGGCACGCGCTCACCGCCGCCGCCCGCCGCACCACCGACCCGGACGCGGCCGCCGCCTGGCGGGCCCTCGCCGAGCGGCTGCCCGGCTACGCGGTGAACGCGGACGGCGCCCTCGCCGAGTGGGCGTGGCCGGGTCACCGGGACGGCTACGACCACCGGCACGTCAGCCACCTCTACCCGGTCTGGCCGCTGCACGCGATCACCCCGGAGGACACCCCGGAGCTCGCCGACGCCGCCCGCCGGGCGCTGCGGCTGCGCGGCGACGAGAACCACTCCGGCCACGGCCACCTGCACCGCGCGCTGGCCGCCGCCCGGCTGGACGAACCGGCGCTGCTCGCCCGGCCGCTGGCGCACCTGCTCGGCGACGGCTTCTGGTACCGCTCGCTGATGAGCAGCCACTACCCGGGCCGCGAGGCGTACAACGCGGACGTGGCGCACGCGCTGCCCGGGGTGCTGATCGAGGCGCTGGTGCGCTCCACCCCGGAGGAGGACGGGCGGCCCGCCCGGCTGGTGCTGTTGCCCGCGCCGGTCGCCGGGCTGGAGCGCGGGGTGCTGCGCGGCGTGCGCACCCGGTTCGGCGCCACCGTCGAGGAGCTGGCCTGGGACGGCGAGCGGGTCTCGGTGACCCTGCGCGCCCCGGCCGAGCGCCGCTTCGAGTTGCGCGTGGTGCCGGGCGGGAAGCCCGCCGAGCCGGTCCGGCTGACCGCCGGCGCCGCCCGGACGCTGGTGTTTCCGCTGGTCTGA
- a CDS encoding beta-galactosidase has translation MPSLADATRGRILFGGDYNPEQWPEETWAEDVRLMKEAGVTTVTVGVFSWARLEPAPGKRDFGWLRRLLDLLHTGGVEVCLATPTASPPPWLGRLHPGTLPVTADGTTLWWGSRNQYCPSSADYRRYAGALVADLAAEFADHPAVVMWHVNNEYGPVCHCEETAERFRGWLRDRHRTLEGLNSAWGTAFWSQGHGSWETVIPPRSAPYLPNPAAVLDFRRFCSDVLLECFTAERDLIRLHRPDAPVTTNFMTLHPHVDCWSFAAAEDFVSLDSYPDPADPRAAVYASLGQDVARSVGGGRPWMLMEMAAGAVNWRPVNRAKPAERLRLEALQSVARGADAIHFFQWRASRSGAEKFHSAMLPHAGPDTPQHRAVRELGRELGRLGEAVGGEVAADVAVVLDWPNWWALEQRGRPSERVELPELLLAWHGALWDEHLTVDYVRPDADLRRYRMVTVPNLYLADDPAVANLVAYAAGGGTLVCGFLTGVADGNDTVREGGMDARLRALLGVHPLEWRPLGEESAPLTGLDGAATLWSEALRVEAGTEVLARLADGTPAVTRRGRACYLATLPDPALLRRLLGGAAAAAGVRPEVEGLPDGVEAVRRGGLLFVLNHTGAAVRIASGAGRHEVLTGRELPPDAELGPYDAWVLR, from the coding sequence ATGCCATCCCTCGCCGACGCCACCCGGGGCCGGATCCTGTTCGGTGGCGACTACAACCCCGAGCAGTGGCCGGAGGAGACCTGGGCCGAGGACGTCCGGCTGATGAAGGAGGCCGGCGTCACCACGGTGACGGTCGGTGTGTTCTCCTGGGCGCGGCTCGAACCCGCGCCGGGCAAGCGCGACTTCGGCTGGCTGCGGCGGCTGCTCGACCTGCTGCACACGGGCGGCGTCGAGGTGTGCCTGGCCACCCCGACCGCCTCCCCGCCGCCGTGGCTGGGGCGGCTCCACCCCGGCACGCTGCCGGTCACGGCCGACGGGACCACCCTGTGGTGGGGCTCGCGGAACCAGTACTGCCCCTCGTCGGCCGACTACCGGCGGTACGCGGGCGCGCTGGTGGCCGACCTGGCGGCGGAGTTCGCCGACCACCCGGCGGTGGTGATGTGGCACGTCAACAACGAGTACGGGCCGGTCTGCCACTGCGAGGAGACCGCCGAGCGCTTCCGCGGCTGGCTGCGCGACCGCCACCGGACCCTGGAGGGGCTCAACTCGGCCTGGGGGACGGCCTTCTGGAGCCAGGGCCACGGCTCCTGGGAGACCGTGATCCCGCCTCGGAGCGCGCCGTACCTCCCGAACCCGGCCGCGGTGCTCGACTTCCGGCGGTTCTGCTCGGACGTGCTGCTGGAGTGCTTCACCGCGGAGCGCGACCTGATCCGGCTCCACCGGCCGGACGCGCCGGTGACCACCAACTTCATGACCCTCCACCCGCACGTGGACTGCTGGTCCTTCGCCGCGGCCGAGGACTTCGTCTCGCTGGACAGCTACCCCGATCCGGCGGATCCGCGGGCCGCGGTGTACGCCTCGCTGGGCCAGGACGTGGCCCGGTCGGTCGGCGGCGGCAGGCCCTGGATGCTGATGGAGATGGCGGCGGGCGCCGTCAACTGGCGCCCGGTGAACCGGGCCAAGCCCGCCGAGCGGCTGCGGCTGGAGGCCCTGCAGTCGGTGGCGCGGGGAGCGGACGCGATCCACTTCTTCCAGTGGCGGGCCTCGCGCTCCGGGGCGGAGAAGTTCCACTCGGCTATGCTCCCGCACGCCGGCCCGGACACCCCGCAGCACCGCGCGGTCCGCGAGCTCGGACGGGAGCTCGGCCGGCTCGGCGAGGCGGTCGGCGGCGAGGTCGCGGCCGACGTCGCGGTGGTGCTGGACTGGCCGAACTGGTGGGCGCTGGAACAGCGCGGCCGGCCGAGCGAGCGGGTCGAGCTGCCCGAGCTGCTGCTCGCCTGGCACGGGGCGCTGTGGGACGAGCACCTGACCGTCGACTACGTCCGCCCGGACGCCGACCTGCGGCGCTACCGGATGGTGACCGTGCCCAACCTCTACCTGGCCGACGACCCGGCCGTGGCCAACCTGGTGGCGTACGCCGCCGGCGGGGGCACGCTGGTCTGCGGCTTCCTGACCGGCGTCGCGGACGGGAACGACACCGTCCGCGAGGGCGGCATGGACGCCAGGCTGCGCGCGCTGCTGGGGGTGCACCCGCTGGAGTGGCGGCCGCTCGGCGAGGAGAGCGCGCCGCTCACCGGGCTGGACGGCGCCGCGACGCTGTGGAGCGAGGCGCTGCGGGTCGAGGCGGGGACGGAGGTCCTGGCGCGGCTGGCCGACGGCACCCCGGCGGTCACCCGCAGGGGCAGGGCCTGCTACCTGGCGACGCTGCCGGATCCGGCGCTGCTGCGGCGGCTGCTGGGCGGCGCCGCGGCGGCCGCGGGTGTCCGGCCGGAGGTCGAGGGACTGCCGGACGGCGTCGAGGCGGTCCGGCGGGGCGGGCTGCTGTTCGTGCTCAACCACACCGGCGCGGCCGTCCGGATCGCGTCCGGCGCCGGGCGGCACGAGGTGCTGACCGGCCGGGAGCTGCCGCCGGACGCCGAGCTCGGCCCGTACGACGCGTGGGTGCTGCGGTAA
- a CDS encoding carbohydrate ABC transporter permease — protein sequence MSTTIRPVWEEEPSAVGKGFKGLGLGAICLLILGPLWVVVLTSVSDPRTVTEAGGLVVVPGGLSVRAYQEILGGGAVTRAVVVSLGLTGVGTAVSMLVSVLAAYGLSRRGTWGHRPILLAMMVTMFFGAGLIPTYLLIQNLGLMDSYWSLVLPSAVNVFNLLVLRAFFMGVAPELIDSARIDGAGEWRILWQIVLPLSRAVVAVVALFYAVGYWSAWFNASLYLNDQHRYPLQNILNSFVLRQQAPTGMSQAINTGAVPALSVQMAVMVLALVPVVCVYPFVQKHFQKGMLIGAVKG from the coding sequence ATGAGCACGACGATCCGACCCGTGTGGGAGGAAGAACCGAGTGCGGTCGGCAAGGGGTTCAAGGGGCTCGGCCTGGGGGCCATCTGCCTGCTGATCCTCGGGCCGCTGTGGGTGGTGGTGCTGACCAGCGTCTCCGACCCGCGCACCGTCACCGAGGCCGGCGGGCTGGTGGTGGTGCCCGGCGGGCTGTCGGTCCGGGCGTACCAGGAGATCCTCGGCGGCGGCGCGGTCACCCGCGCGGTGGTGGTGAGCCTCGGGCTGACCGGGGTCGGCACGGCGGTGTCGATGCTGGTGTCGGTGCTCGCCGCGTACGGGCTCTCCCGGCGCGGGACGTGGGGCCACCGGCCGATCCTGCTGGCCATGATGGTGACGATGTTCTTCGGCGCCGGGCTGATCCCGACCTACCTGCTGATCCAGAACCTCGGACTGATGGACAGCTACTGGTCGCTGGTCCTGCCGAGCGCGGTGAACGTCTTCAACCTGCTGGTGCTGCGCGCCTTCTTCATGGGCGTCGCCCCGGAGCTGATCGACAGCGCGCGGATCGACGGCGCGGGCGAGTGGCGGATCCTGTGGCAGATCGTGCTCCCGCTCTCCCGGGCGGTGGTCGCCGTGGTCGCGCTGTTCTACGCGGTCGGGTACTGGAGCGCCTGGTTCAACGCCTCGCTGTACCTGAACGACCAGCACCGCTACCCGCTGCAGAACATCCTCAACTCCTTCGTGCTGCGCCAGCAGGCGCCGACCGGCATGTCGCAGGCCATCAACACCGGTGCGGTGCCCGCGCTCTCGGTGCAGATGGCGGTGATGGTGCTGGCCCTGGTGCCGGTGGTCTGCGTGTACCCGTTCGTCCAGAAGCACTTCCAGAAGGGCATGCTGATCGGCGCCGTCAAGGGCTGA
- a CDS encoding ABC transporter permease, producing the protein MSTVLGSRRADRGEAAAPATAAPRGITRWQRFKRDRVLVLMTLPALALLVVFNYVPLLGNVVAFEDYDVYGGGITGSEFVGFDNFAAVFNDDQFWAAVANTLSITGIQLLLFFPVPIALALLLNSVMSGRVRTAVQSILYLPHFFSWVLVITVFQQMLGGAGLIAQLLRRHGIQGFDLMTDPALFKFLITAQAIWKDAGWGVIIFLAALSSVSPELYEAAAADGAGRWRRIWHVSLPALRPVIALLLVLRVGDSLTVGFEQILLQRDAVGVGVSEVLDTYVWFRGIRSGDFSYAAAAGLVKGVFSFLMVVLANRVARRLGEEGVYSR; encoded by the coding sequence ATGAGCACCGTCCTCGGCAGCCGCCGGGCCGACCGGGGGGAGGCCGCCGCGCCGGCGACGGCCGCCCCCCGGGGCATCACCCGGTGGCAGCGGTTCAAGCGCGACCGGGTCCTGGTCCTGATGACCCTGCCCGCGCTCGCGCTGCTGGTCGTCTTCAACTACGTCCCGCTGCTGGGCAACGTCGTCGCCTTCGAGGACTACGACGTCTACGGCGGCGGCATCACCGGCAGCGAGTTCGTCGGCTTCGACAACTTCGCCGCGGTCTTCAACGACGACCAGTTCTGGGCCGCCGTCGCCAACACCCTCTCCATCACCGGGATCCAGCTGCTGCTGTTCTTCCCGGTGCCGATCGCGCTCGCCCTGCTGCTCAACAGCGTCATGAGCGGCCGCGTCCGCACCGCGGTCCAGTCGATCCTGTACCTGCCGCACTTCTTCTCCTGGGTGCTGGTCATCACGGTCTTCCAGCAGATGCTCGGCGGCGCCGGCCTGATCGCCCAACTGCTGCGCCGGCACGGCATCCAGGGTTTCGACCTGATGACCGACCCGGCGCTGTTCAAGTTCCTGATCACCGCCCAGGCGATCTGGAAGGACGCCGGCTGGGGGGTGATCATCTTCCTGGCCGCGCTCAGCTCGGTCAGCCCCGAGCTGTACGAGGCCGCCGCCGCCGACGGCGCCGGCCGCTGGCGGCGGATCTGGCACGTCTCGCTGCCCGCCCTGCGCCCGGTGATCGCCCTGCTGCTCGTCCTGCGGGTCGGCGACTCGCTCACCGTCGGCTTCGAGCAGATCCTGCTGCAGCGCGACGCGGTCGGCGTCGGCGTCTCCGAAGTGCTCGACACCTACGTCTGGTTCCGCGGCATCCGCAGCGGCGACTTCTCGTACGCGGCCGCGGCGGGCCTGGTCAAGGGCGTCTTCAGCTTTCTGATGGTGGTCCTGGCCAACCGGGTCGCCAGGCGCCTCGGCGAGGAAGGGGTCTACAGCAGATGA
- a CDS encoding extracellular solute-binding protein yields the protein MNSADRAALAANPSRRRLLAGAVAAVAATTGGGLLSACSSGKGGSTAKGGVAGNDTLASVLPAYAASAVVTPDIPSVNGSTPAFLKFPAELKASVANKPGKGGSYTFFTPLWGADPGSGSKYFAAMDDALGIKVKWQLQDGVTYQDKLGAVLAGDNVPDLFCIPGWNILGQIPNAIGAKAADLGPYLSGEKVKKYPNLAAIPTGAWQMCVFGGKLRGLPMPNRPLGGVVPYYRADLLEAKGITRLPKTADEFLALAKDLTSADAKVWACDDMWWTAQVLFNLVPGSMPNYWKQDGGRLVHRIETPEYLEALAWTQKLYAQGSVHPDAVAGKTNDAKTRFTSGQTLFMNDGDVMRGMMNEQAKANPKFRMKPMDFFAHDGGKLELYVGQPAGIFSFLSAKLSGAQIEELLGVADFAAAPFGSKEFLLEKFGVEGLHYTKDASGTPVQTELGTKEVVSSYEFVASPAPAIAWPDQPQAATDFANWMGRMMAFGKKPMFYGMQVQEPTRLASLYTRFKDIENDVVRGRKKIGDMQDEVANWKKNGGDELRAFYQDILDKNGSGS from the coding sequence GTCGCGGCGACCACCGGTGGCGGGCTGCTTTCCGCCTGCTCCTCGGGCAAAGGCGGCTCCACGGCCAAGGGCGGCGTGGCCGGCAACGACACCCTGGCGAGCGTCCTCCCGGCGTACGCCGCCTCCGCCGTCGTCACGCCCGACATCCCGAGCGTCAACGGCTCCACCCCGGCGTTCCTGAAGTTCCCCGCCGAGCTGAAGGCGTCCGTGGCCAACAAGCCGGGAAAGGGCGGCAGTTACACCTTCTTCACGCCGCTGTGGGGAGCGGACCCGGGCAGCGGCTCCAAGTACTTCGCCGCGATGGACGACGCGCTCGGCATCAAGGTCAAGTGGCAGCTCCAGGACGGCGTCACCTACCAGGACAAGCTCGGCGCGGTGCTGGCCGGCGACAACGTCCCGGACCTGTTCTGCATCCCGGGCTGGAACATCCTGGGCCAGATCCCCAATGCCATCGGCGCCAAGGCCGCCGACCTCGGCCCCTACCTGTCCGGCGAGAAGGTCAAGAAGTACCCCAACCTGGCCGCGATCCCCACCGGCGCCTGGCAGATGTGCGTCTTCGGCGGCAAGCTCCGCGGCCTGCCCATGCCCAACCGGCCGCTCGGCGGCGTGGTGCCGTACTACCGGGCCGACCTGCTGGAGGCCAAGGGCATCACCCGACTGCCGAAGACCGCCGACGAGTTCCTCGCGCTGGCCAAGGACCTCACCAGCGCCGACGCCAAGGTCTGGGCCTGCGACGACATGTGGTGGACCGCCCAGGTGCTGTTCAACCTGGTGCCCGGCTCGATGCCCAACTACTGGAAGCAGGACGGCGGCAGGCTGGTCCACCGGATCGAGACGCCGGAGTACCTGGAGGCGCTCGCCTGGACCCAGAAGCTCTACGCCCAGGGCAGCGTCCACCCCGACGCGGTGGCCGGCAAGACCAACGACGCCAAGACCCGCTTCACCTCCGGCCAGACGCTGTTCATGAACGACGGCGACGTGATGCGCGGCATGATGAACGAACAGGCCAAGGCCAACCCGAAGTTCCGGATGAAGCCGATGGACTTCTTCGCCCACGACGGCGGCAAGCTGGAGCTGTACGTCGGCCAGCCGGCCGGCATCTTCAGCTTCCTGTCCGCCAAGCTCTCCGGCGCGCAGATCGAGGAGCTGCTCGGCGTCGCCGACTTCGCGGCCGCCCCGTTCGGCAGCAAGGAGTTCCTGCTGGAGAAGTTCGGCGTCGAGGGCCTCCACTACACCAAGGACGCCTCAGGCACCCCGGTGCAGACCGAGCTCGGCACCAAGGAGGTCGTCTCCTCCTACGAGTTCGTCGCCTCCCCGGCCCCCGCCATCGCCTGGCCCGACCAGCCGCAGGCCGCCACCGACTTCGCCAACTGGATGGGCCGGATGATGGCCTTCGGCAAGAAGCCGATGTTCTACGGCATGCAGGTGCAGGAGCCGACCCGGCTCGCCTCGCTCTACACCCGGTTCAAGGACATCGAGAACGACGTGGTCCGCGGACGCAAGAAGATCGGCGACATGCAGGACGAGGTCGCCAACTGGAAGAAGAACGGCGGCGACGAGCTGCGCGCCTTCTACCAGGACATCCTCGACAAGAACGGCAGCGGGAGCTGA